CTGAGATTTAATACAGTCTTGACAAGTATTTGCTTAAAGGATCCAGTGCTGTTCAGTGCAACCCTAAGTCAGCACAGGTCTCACAGTGTTTCCATAGATATTACacaaatttttcttcagtgcttttatCAGACAAAAGAATTCATTACACTCAGCTTCTGTAAAGCTCAGTGATCAGTTTGGTATCTAAGCATAagcttttggttttcatttccaACTGATCATGTCAAAGCAACTTAAAATCTGAGTACAACTTACAAAACATAACAAACACAGTCATGGTATTATTGAAGACAATCCTGTTGAAATTCTTCCCAACAAGCACTTTGACAGGCACCTTGTCCCAGTCCTCTGGAAGAGAGATGTACCtaagcagaaacagaaacactGCTGTGAAAGTGCTGGGAGCTTTGAGAAGCTGGACTCCACCTCATGTTCTTGTGGGACTGATGGGATGGTTCTTTACCTAATGGACACTATTGCTATGTTGTTTTTCACATCCACATCCTAGCCTCAAAATCCATTGCAACCATTGCTTGCATCTTTCCCAGTTGAGGGAGTGAAACATCTCCACTATAGTATTGGAAAGATTGAGACCTAGGGAGTTTTTAAACAACTGAAGTGCATCAGCTGAAATAAACTCTCACAGTGCACCATCAATTATTTACCCTGTTTGCACATGAGAGGACTTAAGAACTTTGTAGTCCATCTCAGGTGGTAAATACAGAGGAATACTCTGTCTACAACTGTAAATAAATGTATCAGAGTGAGAGTAAATTGACAAAAGAATAAATTGCCACACTGTTCGGAATCAAAAAGGCACATGCAAATTTGTTAGTGTTTTAGCTGGTGTAGTAAAGCAGCATCTCATTAGTAATGGACAAACCTTTGCTTTTCCATTCAGGTAATTATGGCAAAATTCTTTCAGGTTCTCCCCAGTCACCTCATCTGCAGGCATTTTGTACTTTGCATCACTTGTCAGATTTAGGATTCTCACAGCAGAATATCCCTGATGTGAAAATACTCAAAACCTCATCCATTCCTTGTTTCATTCGTGTCCACCAAGACAAACGTTATCTGGTAAAGGAGAGAGTTACTCATCTGGTTGAGGCTTCCAGTTTTGGTTTAGCCGTTTCAGATCTAACCTGAAATGTAAAGATTTATGTAGAACCATGGTTTGGTCTCAATCCAACAACCAGTAGCTCTGTGAAGTTTACCATACTTTGATTCCAGTTCTTAATAAATGCTAAAGCAGCCAAAAGGAATGGAGTTTTTGCTATCACTTGTATTCTAAATTACCCCTCAAAGCTCTCATTGCTCTGCCTAATAAATCTTAAGGGGACAAAAGAGCTGAAACACCTGTAATTGCTATGTCTTCACCAATACTAATGTGTGATATTTTATTACAAGATGACTTGCTATGCTGCAGTGTCTTATGTACTTGGAGCAGGAGTAGCTCCAtggagaaatgaaatatttctgtgtatgACTGTTTGTTTACTGCAAACACATGTGCTGGAAGCAAGGCTAGGCAGATGCCATGTAATATTTCACAGGTTTGTAGCTGATCCCTGCTCTTGGTTCACACAATACCCCGAGATCCTCATGTATATCCTAGTGGTAGCAGAAGTTGCCAGAACCTTGCTAAAGCTGTATTTGGTTTGAAGTTACTCCCAAAAAGTTGTATTTGTAAAATCAGATACAGGTTTGTGGGGAGCAGGTAGAATTAGTGTTGGTTTGTGCAATCTTTGCATtgtaaagaattattttcaagttaagtttatttttcctgcatctGTCCTCAACAGAGTCAAAAGCAGTTACTGAAACTGCTTTTAAACAGTTTGGTAGACTTAGAAAGTGGACTGGCAGCCATGTGCTGCCACAGGTACTTTCACAAGTAGCCCTGGCAAGTGGTTTTCCATTTATCTTTTGCAAATTTGCAAAGCAGGATTCAGCATTCCAAACCTTTCCTCTGAATTCCTCTGCTGCAGATTTGCAGTTTTCATAAATCACACTGAATGTCTCTGAGTTCCTTGGGGTGAGCAGCAGGATGTGATTTTCAACAGGGACATCAAAAATCTCCACAGATGTCTGGGAAACAAAAGACTCAACATCTGTTCCACTCTTTGTAAGCAAAACAATGAATCAGAAGCTCAGAGTGTCAGTATCATTCAATTCTGCTACtgcaaattttacttttaagaCTCAGCTCTCAGTTATTTCCataacttggattttttttcattgttttaaagaAGATAGTGAGAAGAATCAGCAGCTGCCAAGTGTTTTCTCTGTTCCAGGAAAAACCTCATCATTATTCATACATTTTTTACAGTCAGAAGGGGCTGTTACAATCTTCTAGTCTGATGTTCTGAATAACACAGACTGAAGAATCAATGGTAAAGATATTCTGAAAGGAGAAGGCAGTGTTTCCCAAAGAGGCCcaactgcagcagctgcaggagttAGGCTGGTTGGGGtacttccttctcttctgggTGGTGTCAACAGCTTATGTCCCCTTCCCTGCACAGGGCTGCCCTTTTTCTCATGCCACCCCATGACAGGAGGCAATGGGCTGTCCCCCAGGGAAGCAGGAACTTCTATGTCTGTCCCTTTCTATCTGCACTACCAACAGTTACTGatggtttctttcttccttgtctTGTCCCAGGTTACTGCACAGGAATGGAAGGCTTGGAGCCAGGATACAGACTCACTTTCCAACCTCTCTCCCCAGCTCATTTGCTGCAGGAGCCCAGGTCCTTTGTGTTGGCTGCACAGGAGGGAGGTGTTTGCATCCTGAGACAAGTTCACAGGTTTGCTGGAGGGAAGCATCCTTTGGCATGGCTTAGACCAAGAGATACCTGCtgagttctgctgctgtttctagTTTAGGTCAGGACCAAACAAATTCTCAAACACTAAGGTGGAGAATAGCTGTAGGTCTCTTGGATCTCATGGATTCTTGTCTTTCCTGTCATCTGTGGTTTTTATTAATACAGTGAAATACACATACCTCAAGGTTCTATTCAGTGACCATATCCAAGGAAAACTTTTGATTAGCCTTGTTAGATCCAGTTTTTTCTGTCTGCCACCTTCAAGCACTTCGTTATGCACAGGTTTTCCCTTGGGCAAACAGTGAAGTTTGTGAGGTTGTTTGCCTTATCAGCTATAGGACCAAAGAAGACTATTTTTACTCTAAAATGTTGTtctcaacatttttattttatgatccTCCATAACTGAAATTCTACAACctgtaaaataaatgtcataGATTGCAGAGCAAGATCATAGATAAAACTCAAGGTATGAATGACAGTTTTAATTTGCTCAGTAGTCTTAATATAATGAAAGATCTTTTCTATATCTGTACGTATCATCTGTGACATACATTCACTCAGGACATCCTTTTTCTGACTACTTTAGCTTAAATGTTGGTGCTGCTTCTGTGtagttttgttcttgttgttttggcttagaagaaaaacaagattcCTGaccaaaagcaacagaaaggaagaggtgAATGTTCAGTGAAACTCACTGAACCTGGCAGGATGTGTTGATTAGAACGTGGGTTGAAAAATACAGCCATTTCATCTAGATCTTTAGCTATAAATTAGGAGTCTGAATGTAGGCAGCCAGatgaaaaataccagttttcCAAACTTGCTATTTGCCTTCTGCTTGCTTCTTTTGTCTGTAAGTGCAACATTTTTTGTGTTAAGCTGTTTGAGTGTCAACTAGGAAATTATTTAACCTGACAAATTgtcaagctgctttttttctgtagcccagagctgccccagcactCACTGCACCTTACCTGCTAGGGTTGCATTCCTACCTTCTGAAACACAACAAGAGTGTTCTTTTGGATGCTGTAGTTAGCACAGATGTCCCTGCTGGCTGTCATCCCAAAAGGTATCTCTGACACATCTCTTGCTGTCTCACAGAAAACTTCCATACTATCATTGTGAAGTTCCTAGTCCCAGAAAGAGTGCATATTAAAGTTGTGTCCTACATCCTGCTGGGATGTGTAGGAGTGAGAGCTGCAGGTGAGGCAAGCCCCAAAAGGCTTGTGAGGTAGAGAGTGTAATTGTGAAATGGGTATAGCTTGCCATGATGACCTGCAAGGGGAGGTTTTCATAACAGGGGGGGATCCTAGGAGTGCTGTGACACCAGGTGTGCATTCACCTTCCCAATTAGTGTCAGCTGGGCTGGGTCAATGTGGATGGTGCCCTGCACTCCCCTGACAGTTCCATGCTCTGCAAACACTTGTGCAGATGTGGAAGGACCATGCCAGCAGCTGgtcccctcctgcagctcatctgcagagccagcaggatgTGATGAGTTAGAGAGGAGGGCTCTCTGCCTGTAAGAGAACCTGACTGATGTGTTTGGTGCTGTGACTGAGTGCTCTTCAAAGTAGGGACCTTGACTCCTACAGCTGTCAAATAGTCACTGTGCTGTCCTCCCATAAACTAACAGTAAGTAAGCATGATGAAAAGCAACAGCTCTTCCAGATTGGATTTAATCAGACAATTATTTCATGCTTGATGAATAGTAATTTATATGCTGAGACCTCCCAGCACATCCTGGCACTCACAATTGTGAGCAATCTGTGACTAATAGAAGGTCAAATACAGCTCTTTATTTACTTGGGCACTATTTTGTTGGCATCCACCCATTAAATTGCTGGCATGCCCCAGCTCATGCTCATCTATTGTCATTTCAGCCCCCAAGTGACATCATGGAGTCCTGTCAAACACATCTGCAGGCAGTATCTGCTCTCAGCATGGTTCAGGGAGCTCTCCAGCATCCTTGTGATAGCAAGGGCTCCTCATTCTGGCCCATTCCTTCATCAATGGCTGCAAGCAGATTGCTGCAAAGCAAAATTCTGGGCACTCTGATAACTTTTGGGTTGTCATATTTATAtgtgctcagcagctctgtacTATGGGGTATACCTTATCACTTCAGGTATGAATCCAGACACTGTTTTTTAACTGAATACAGAGAAACCAGAATTAAACTCCCTCTAGTCAGAGAAAATCCTTGAGTGAATGTTTCAGATATTAAAGATTTCAAGGACAAagtgaaaaagcaggaaaaaactaTTGCTATTTTACTGACTTCTGACTGTCATGCCTTGAcagctgaaatttattttgcacTGTTTGGCTATTGTTCTGTATCATTCAGCCCCAAATCCTAAGAGCTGTATTTAGCTCTGGAAAGCGGTAGGAATTTGCTTGAGAAAAGAATTACATGAGTTGTATCCTTTATAGTGTAATATTTTATGACTGCCTGTCCATGCAGATTTCTTAGCTGACAAGAGTGAAGAACCACAGTTAGACTGATGGTCATGGAGCTGTGCAGACTCTCTGAGTTTCACTGAAGTTGTTTAAATCATCAAATTgcaggacaaaaagaaaaaaaccacaaaggcACTCTCATATATTAGACATCATTTACTGCTCTTTTTTATGAACTTAAGCAGGAAGGGAACATTCCTTCACCAGAACAATCTGCAACTCTTCATGTCCATGATTTTACACTGTGTTTGAATAGAAATGCAATGATCAGGTAACCCTGGAGCTTTAGGTCAGTTTCAGCTCTGGATGGGATTACAACTTTTTGCATTTGGAAACCCCAGTGGCAGTGTAACCCACACCATAACACCAGCAACAGGTTAATCCTCGCTGGAGAAAAGGATGGAGTTAAGTAATGATAGGTAGGTCATAGTTCTGCCCTCTTCCCACCAGCCACCAAATTTAGGATGGTTTGGCAGAATCCCTTTCAGTGAGGATACAGGAAAGTCTGCTTTGACCATCATGCtctcaggagctgctctctgaGTGTTGGGTCTCTGTGCTTGGGTACCTATTTAAGAAGAGTGCTGTGGTGTGAGATGTTATCTTTGCCTGAACTGCTTATCTTGAAGTGTGAAAATGTAAATAGAAACaattacatttaaagaaaaaataatgcagggAAAAATGGGGCCTGGGGTTTTCAAGTGACTTCTGGGTCTTTTGGGTGAGTGGGAtttggtggcagcagcagtaaGTAGATCCCAAAATGGGAACAGAAACTGGCCTTTTGAGTTTTCCAGTGAATTACCTTAAAAAAGCCAATCACTGTCAAATCGCCAGCATGTATGGTGGCTTCAGCCTGATCAGTAGAGTTGATTAAAAGAGTGCTAGGTCCTGTTCTTCTTTTCACCCCTGTAATAAAGGCTGAGGTCTATCTGATTTCTGTAGAAGGAAAAGATAGTTAAAATAACCATCAAAATAAATATCAGGAATTTCTTTGCAATCAAGATAGAGGCAGTGAAGGTGCCAAAGGATGCTGAATACAAATGGACTCCTTAGGACTGAGGTCCAAGCTGATTCAAAGGCTTGGAGCATCCAAATTTGACCTCAGGTCCTAGCCACCATTTAAACTGTTGCTGACTCCAGAAGATCAATGATGAATCAGTATTGTATTTTCTGAGACCTTTGCAAGTTCCTGTATGTCCAATTAGCTGCTTAATCACAAATGGAGAATAGAGATGAGGAAATTCAGACAAGTGGAAAACCTGTTTGGCAAGGTTTCATGTATCCCAAAATCACAGTAAGCTATAAAGAGCTATTGACCTGAGGTTTAATCCAAAATGGCTTCAAACCAATTGCAGATTTTATTGAACTGTCTCTTCAATTAAATTAGGTGTCAAAATTgttcctttgctgctgcagaagggatCTGATAG
The Calypte anna isolate BGI_N300 chromosome 14, bCalAnn1_v1.p, whole genome shotgun sequence DNA segment above includes these coding regions:
- the PDILT gene encoding LOW QUALITY PROTEIN: protein disulfide-isomerase-like protein of the testis (The sequence of the model RefSeq protein was modified relative to this genomic sequence to represent the inferred CDS: inserted 6 bases in 4 codons; substituted 3 bases at 3 genomic stop codons), which encodes MVPLSESKYISSPQSSQNLSEEFAEAAQQLKNEAPKIQFGKIDVTXQHDLRKEFNIPEFPTVKFFVDGSREDSIDCKGKLXTSAFITGVKRRTGPSTLLINSTDQAEATIHAGDLTVIGFFKELHNDSMEVFCETARDVSEIPFGMTASRDICANYSIQKNTLVVFQKGKPVHNEVLEGGRQKKLDLTRLIKXFSLDMVTEXNLETSVEIFDVPVENHILLLTPRNSETFSVIYENCKSAAEEFRGKITFVLVDTNETRNGXGFEYFHIRDIXAVRILNLTSDAKYKMPADEVTGENLKEFCHNYLNGKAKVHLSSXEDWDKVPVKVLVGKNFNRIVFNNTMTVFVMFYVPWSNNCRKLLPVWDKLGEQYESHKGIIIAKVDVTANDILPVGWDCFLFFRLFPAGPD